In Arthrobacter sp. Marseille-P9274, the sequence GGTCCCCATTCGGGGGGATTTCCGGGCCGTCCACCATCGTATGCCGGAAAAATGACGATCGTCTAGAGAAGGCGATAAAAGTTCGGCGAATGCCTAGAAATAGCCTCGCTGCGGGTGGTAGACATGTACGACCCGCCGTCCACTGTGACCGGGGCCATGCCGTGCCATCCCACGATCCGAAAGCTGGATGAATGACTTCCGAACCCACCAACACCGTAACCCACAGGGCCGCCGGACCCCTCGTCGAGCTCCTCGACGCCCTGGCGGGCAACGAGGTCGCGATCGTAGACCTCACCAACCGCCTCAGCAGTGAGACACCGACGCTCCGGCTGCCCGAGCCGTTCGCCAACCTCATCGATTTCAGTCTGGAGACCGTGAGCGAGTACGACGAGCCGGGGCCATTCTGGAAGCACCAGAATATCCACACGGGTGAGCACATCGGTACGCACATCGACGCCCCCGTCCACTGGGTGACCGGGCGGCACAGCCACGATGTCGCCGACATTCCGCTCCCCCGCCTCATCGGCCCCGCCGTCGTCCTCGATTTCACGGCGGAAGCCGCCGCAGACCCGGACTTCCTGCTCGAGGTCGAGCACGTCCGCGCCTGGGAGGAGCAGCACGGCCCGCTGCCTGAGGGCGGCTGGGTGCTGTACCGCACGGGTTGGGACGCGTTCGCGCAAGACCGGGAGAAATTCCTCAACGTCGACGATAACGGCTCCCATACCCCGGGCGTCTCCGCAGACTGTGCGCAGTGGCTGTCGCAGACCGGCATCGCCGGCTTTGGGGTGGAAACCGTGGGGATTGACGCCGGCAACGCAGGTGCGCTGGATCCGGTCTTCCCGATGCACTACTACTTGCTTGGCGCCGACAAGTACGGCCTGACCTCACTGCAGAACCTTGCCCAGCTGCCGCCGCGCGGAGCGCTGCTGATCGTCGCGCCGCTGCCGATCGTCGGCGGCACCGGCAGCCCCGCCCGGGTGCTTGCCCTCGTGCCGCGCAATTCCTGAGCCTGCCTGGCACGAAGAGCCAAAGGACCGGCGTCATAGCGACGCCGGTCCTTTTGTTGGCCGGCGCTGCTTTGCGCCAGCCATCACGCAAACCGGATAGGAGTCCGCCGGGATCGGATAGCCGCTCCTGAGTGGTGCTCGCCAAGATTGATGCAGCACCAACTTCCAACAGGAGGACGACCGTGGAAACACTGAGCATTACCGGCTGCACGGCGGACGAATTGCGTGGCGTCATGCGCCGCTGGATGACCGGCATCGCCATCGTCACTTCGGCCGGGCCGAATGGCAGGCCGGTGGGACTGGTGAGTAACAGCTTCACCTCTGTTTCGCTGGATCCGCCCCTGGTGTCCTGGTGCGCGGACCGGCGTTCGACATCGATTGGCATCTGGAGCACCACGGACGCTTTCTCGGTCCATGTGCTGGCCGAGGGGGACGCCCACCTCGTACCGCGCTTCGCAACGCGGGGCTCGGACAAGTTCGCCGGGCTGGCTCCCGGACAGAGTCTGGTAGGGGCACCAGCACTGCCGTTCGAAGGCGCGCGTCTGGACTGCCGTCTTTGGGCCCGCTACGACGGCGGCGACCACCTCATCCTGGTCGGGCAGGTCGCCGCCATTTCCGGGGCAGAGGATTTCGACCCGCTGACCGTCCAACACCTGGGTAACTGACAGCGCACCACCGCCAACTAACTACCGCCACAGGAGACAATCATGACTCGAGCAATACTTGATGGCCGCGGCTTCAAACTGGGCCTGTTCTCGCCCAACTGTTCGGGCGGGCTAGCCGTCACCAAAATCGATGAGCGGTGGAGCGCCAGCTGGGAGGACAACCTCCGGATGGCGCGCATCGCCGATGAAGCAGGCATCGACTTCCTGCTGCCGATCGCCCGCTGGATCGGTTACAAGGGGGAGACGAACTTCCACGGCCATGTGCTGGACCCGATTGTGTGGGCTGCAGGACTGCTTGCCTCCACGCAGCGGATCGCGGTTTTCTCGACCGTCCACACAGCGTTCAACCACCCTCTGGTGATTGCCAAGCAGTTGGCAACCTTGGATCAGCTCGGAGGCGGCGGCCGCGCGGGGCTGAACATCGTTGCCGGCTGGAACCAGCCGGAATACATCGCCATGGGCGTGGACATGCCGCAGGAACATGACGCCCGCTACGCGTTCGCCCAGGAGTGGTGGGACGTCATCCGGGACGCTTGGTCGCAGGAAGGCATTTTCGACCACGATGGCGAGTTCTTCCGCCTGAAGAACGTCGAGTCCGAGCCGAAGCCATTGGGCGGTCGCGTCCCGGTGCTCAACGCGGGATCCTCCGGACAAGGCCGCTCCTTTGCTGCGAAGAATTCCGATTTTGTCTTTACGATCATTCCCGATGCGGAGACCGGCCGCGGCATCGTCGCGGGCCTCAAGGAGCAGGCCCGCGCTGACAACTCGCGGGACGTCGGCGTTTTCACGCTCGGACATGTGGTGTGCCGTCCGACCCGCGCCGAAGCGGAGGAGTACGTGCGGTACTACGCCGATGAGAACGCCGACTGGGGCGCCGTCGACTACCTCATGGGACTCCAGGGCCTGCATGCGCAGTCCTTTACGCCGGAAATGCTCGCCAACATGCGCTCACGGTTCGCCTCCGGCCACGGATCGCTGCCTATTTTCGGCACGCCGGACGACGTGGCCGAGGGTATCGCCGCCGTTCACCGGGCTGGTTTCGATGGTATGACCGTGGCCTTCGTCGATTATGCGGGCGAGCTGCCCTATTTCGCCGAGGAAGTTCTCCCACGGCTCGAAGCCATGGGTGTCCGGCCCAAGAGGTAGCCGCTGCGGGCGGCCGGGACGTCCTGGACGCCCGGCCGCCCGGCACCTTGACCGGGCCTTGGGCTGTACGCCTCCCATGGCGCTGGTGACGGGCGTCACGAGGCTATATTATGATTCGGATCTTCTTGGGAGCCGCAGATGACCCTTCTCCACCGGGACGTTCCGGCCCCACCGCCGCCGACGCACCTACTGGCCGCGCACCCGTTGCTGCGCAGTGACGATCCGGCGCAAATCCGCAGTGCAGTCAACGACCTGACCGCGGACGATCACCGGCTTACCCTGCACCAGGGCCGGCGGCTGGATGGGACGGTCAATGGGCTGCGCGTTGGCGACCTGAGCATGGTGCTCGTTGCCTACGGTGCACAACTGACCGTGCAGAGCCCGCCCTCGGGCAGGCGGGTGCTTCTCGTATTTCCGCTCGGACCAATGCTTGTGGAGTGCGGCGGGCACAGCTGGATGGCCTCTACCCCGTTCGCGCTGAGTTCCGAACGGGCCACGCTCATGGAACCGGACCTGGTGAAGGGGGCCCTGGTCGGCTCGGTCGACGTGGCGGCCATCGAGGGGAGCGTGGCTGGATGCTTCGGTGCGCCACTCAACGCACCGCTGGCGCTGACGGGTGACAAGCCCTTGCAGCTGGCGGCTGCGGGTTACGTCACCTCCAGCTGGCTCGGCGCCTGCCAAGAGTTCGATGCTGAGGCGTTCGATACCCTCACGGGCAGGGCGCTGTCTGCCTCACTGTTGTCCTCCGCTGTCGTCGGCCTGGCACCCCATCTGCAGCTGGCGTCGGGAAAACAGCAACCGTCCGGACCCAACTACCTGCGGGAGGCACGCGGGTTCGTGGAGCAGCACTACGCAGAGCCGTTGACCGTGGAGCGGATCGCCGCCGCCGTGCGGATCAGTCCGAGGCAACTGCAGGCTGTGTTCACGGAACACTTGGGCAGTCCGCCCTCACAGCTGCTGAGGAACATCCGTCTGGACCGGGCCCGTGAGTTGCTTTCGGATCGCGGTGCGGCGGAACAGACTACTGTCGCTACGGCCGCAACCCGCGTCGGGTTCACTCACTTGGGCCGCTTCTCGGCCTACTACACGCAGCGCTTTGGCGAATCCCCGTCGGCGACGCTGGCGAAGACCCGCGGATAAAACCTCGTATTCCTCCGCAAGGGGCGTCATCGGAGCTTGTGCACCCGGCGATGACGCCCCTCCCCGCAGACCTTCTGTCAGCCGTTGTAAACGAACTTCTCCTGCAACCTGCTGGCCGTGCGGTCGGGGTTGAGCAGCAGGACGCTGACCACTCCAACGACTATCAGGTAAATCCCGATCATCCAGAACGCCGAGTTCATGCCCTCGGCGAGCAGGGCCGCCATCTCGGCAGTCTCCCGCACCCCTTTGGGTGCCGGCACGTAACCGGCGCTGTCCATGAGCGATCCCACCATCGCCGGAGCTATGACTCCCCCCAAGGATGCCAGACCCGTCAGCGTTGCCATGACTGCTGCACGCTGCTTGGAACACACTGCGAAGGCCACGGCGGTAGGTGCCAGAGGATAGGTCATGGCCAAACCTGCGCCGAGGGTGACCACGGCGACTGCGGCGCCTCCTTGCAGTCCCGGCAGCAGCAGGAAGCAGATTCCGGAACACAGCAGTGTCACCCCGAACAGAGCACCAAGGGCCCATCGAACGGTGACCCCGCGCCGCATGAGGAAGCGCGACCCGTAGCCCAAACCCAGAAGTGCCAGCGCACCCAGGAGCCAAGGGAAGGTCGAATAGAGCCCGATCATCTCCGGCGGAAGCGCCACCACGGATGCAAGGTACTTCGGCGACCAGGTTGTCAGGAAGCCTTGGGCCCAGAAGCAGCCGGCCCCTGCCAGCACGGCAGCCACGAACATCCGGGTCCCGAGGACCCTTCGAATGGGCACAATCTTCAGCAGATCCGCCTTGTCCGCAATACTGCGCCCCCTAGCGGAACGCCCCTCCGGGGCGGTTTCCGGCGCCGGTTCCTCCGGCGCCAGCCCGCCGGCCGTCTCTGGTTCTGCCTCACTACCCGGCTTTCGGGCGGTATGGCTGTAGGGACCGTCACGCCCAATCAGCAGCCAGCACAGAGACCATAGAAGACCAACGATGCCCAGGAAGCCGAACGCCCAGCGCCACCCGAGGGCCGGATTCGCGATGATCCATGCAAGTGCGGGAGCGGCAATGATGGGCCCCAAGGTAGACCCGATGGCCACCAGGCTGCTCGGCAGGCCGCGCTCTTTGGCGGGGAACCAGCCGTGGACATGCTGCAGGCTGATGGGAGTCGCGGGTCCTTCCGCCGCCCCGAGCAGGATACGGGTCACCAGCAGCACGGCCGCGCCGCCGCCGAAGAGCATGGGGAATTGCAGGACCGCCCAGGAAATTCCCATGGTCAGGATGATCCAGCGGGTGGGAACCTTGCCGGCCAGGAATCCCACAGCTACGGCCGCAATCGCGAACAGGAAAAAGAAGGCGCTGCCGATGAAACCAAATTCACCCGCGGTCAGCCCCAGATCCCGCATGGCGGAGTCGGCGACCAAGCCGATGACGGCTTTGTCGGCGAAATTGATGATCTGGAAAACCACCAGGGCCCCGGTCACCAGCCAGGCCCGGCGATTCATACGGCCATGGACGACGGCGGCGCGGAGGGTATGTGCCGGAATCTGGCTTTGGGCGGTCATGCCATAACCTCCGCACCTTGGCGAGCGGCGTCCCGCTCGATTGCCAGGGGCACAGCGAACCGGTCATTGTCTTCCGCGAGGTGGACCGGACCGGAAAAGTCCCGGGCGGCCGCTGCTTGCATCTTCCGCAGGTCCGCTGCCCCCGGCGTATTCGGAACAATGTGGTGCAGGACAAGCCGCCCTACTCCGGCTTCCCGGGCAACCTTGCCTACCTCGTCATAAGAGGTATGTGATTCCCGCAAGTGGATCTCGATGCCATCACGGGTGGGCCCATCCGGGAAGGTAGCCAGGATTGCTTCCAGGTCCATGACTTCATGAAGGAGCAAATCCGCCCCGCGGGCCAGGCGGATGCAGTTCTCCGAGTATGCGGTGTCACCGGAGACCACTACCGACCCGTAGGCGGAATCCAGGCGGAAGGCGAAGGCTGGATAACAAAGCCGGTGGTCTACCAGGATCGCCGTGATCGAAACAAGTTCGTCCCGGTAGATCTCAAAAGGGTCCATTGCCGGATGGCGCGCATCAATGGGATCCGCTGGCACTGATTCCGGGAGCGCAATGTCGTGGGCTACCACCCAGTTGTGGGGCTCTTCTCGACCTTCATCGGCCATGCGGATGCAAATATCGGAAGCAAAAACGCGGTCCAGCAAGGCATCGACTATCTCGACGGTTCCCGCCATACCCCGTGCGCCTATCCGCGCATCGATGTGGGCGGCGTGTTCGCTATCGAGGGCAGGTACCCGTGGGGGCCGCCCGGGCCCAAACACTTGGATTGGGCGGCTGAAGGACTCCCCCGGAACCTGCCACCCGGTGACCAGGAAAGAGCCCAGGTCATAGACATGATCCGAGTGATGGTGCGTCAGGAAAACGGCACGGAGGTCCGACCAAGCGCAGCTGGACCTGTAGTTGCGGATACTGCCCATGCCGCAGTCGATCACATACGCTGCACCGTCGACCGTAATGACGGTGCTGGTCCCGGCCCGACTGTTGGAGACGATTGGTCCGCCTCCCGTACCTAGTGTGTGGACGAACATTCCTGATGCTGAATTGCTCATAAGTGCCCCTCGTCTTCCTTGATGGGTGGGCCGATAGCGCGGCTGCGAACGCAGTCGGGCTTGCAAGATTCGCTGAGCCGGAGGACGCCGGCGGGAACGTGACTCACATCATATGTAGTACTTTTTGCGATCGCAATATCTATTGCATATCGGGTTTTGCTCTGCCAAGCTGGCTCCACTGCCAGCTCGATGAAAGGACCATCATGGAAATGCAGCAAGGAACTGAGATCATCCTCGGCGACCTGCCCAAGGGAATCACCCTCGCGAGTGAGGCAATGGGCAACAAGACGTGGAACGTGCTGGGCCACACCTACCTGGCGAAAGTCGAAAGTGCCTCCAGCTTTGCCTGGCTGTCCCTGGATCCCACCGGAACAGGGGTGCCTCCGCATGTCCATCCCACCCAGGACGAGCACATCTACGTCATGGAAGGCGTGTACACGCTGTACCTTGACGGTGAATGGACGACTGCGGGCCCCGGCGACACCGTCCGCATGCCCATGGGCCTTCCGCATGCCTACTACAACAAGGGGGAAACTCCCGGTAAATCGCTGTTTTGGGTTAGCCCGGCCGGCAAGCTTTCCGAGCTCTTCGACCAGCTGCACAACCTCACGGACCCAGAGGAAGTAGTACGCCGTTCTGCCCTGCACGACGTAGATTTCCTGCCCCCGGGATCCGTCCCCGGCGCATAAGGGACCTTCAGACCGCTTGACATCATTGCCGGCGTCAGGGGTTCCGCATACCCCGGACGCCGGCCCTCCCGGTTAGGAATGTTGCATGCCACCAGGACTTCTCCCGCCTCCGGCCACGCTGACTTACGGGCCCAACGCTCAGCAGACCGTTGAGTGCTGGGATCCGGTCGGATCCGCGGCTTGCCGGGGTGTAGCTGTCCTCATCCATGGCGGCTACTGGCGGGCCGCATTCGACGCCTCGCTGATGGTCCCTCTCGCCGACGATCTGCGGCGCAACCAATGGGCGGTAGCCAATGTCGAGTATCGCCGCGGTGGTAACGGCGGTGGGTGGCCAGCGACCGGAGAGGACGTCAGGGCTGCCGTCGCCGCCATCGCTGCATCGTCTTGGCGCGAACAACATGCCGGGCCGATGATCGGGATCGGGCATTCCGTGGGCGGCCAGCTGGCTCTGCTCGCCGCGGACTTGATGGATGCCGTCGTCGCTTTGGCCCCGGTCACGGATGTGGCCCGCACCTACCGCGAGCGGTTGGGTGAAGACGCCGCTGCCGAGTTCTTCGGCATTTCCCCCGACGAGGATCCGGCGCTCTACGAATCCGCATCACCATCGAGCCAGCTCCCGCTGGCTGTACCGGCACTGGTGGTGCACGGTGCCGCGGATCAGCGAGTCCCCGTGAGCCACTCGGTGGATTTCGTGGCGAGTGCCCGAACTGCTGGAGGCCACGTCGACTTCGACTCGCCGCACAGCTTGGACCATTTGGCTGCCATCGATCCGTCCACGCGCTCATGGGAATCAGTGCGCCAATGGATGGTCCATCTCGGTTCTCAGCTCCCGAATTTGCGGACCAGCTCTTCGGCGTAGGCGGCGGCTGGCGCCTCAAGTGCCCCATGCAATGTCAGGAACGCCTTTTTGGCCCGCGGCGCCTTCCAGCCTTCCGGAAGGTACTCCAAAGGAAGATTCGGGTCCCGGTAAGGGAACTTCCTCCACATGGTCAGCATCGGGACATAGGCGTCGAAGGCGTCGCGGCGGTCCTGGCCGGAGAGAGGGCCACCGTGACGAAGGCGCCCTTGCCACTCTTCGACGACCGCCTCGTAGCGGTCGATGAATTCCGCGTACTCCTGGTCGAGTTTTTTCAGATCCCACCACTGGGAAACATGTTTCCGGATGTCTCCGCCTTTAAGGTAGTCACCGGAGAAGTACTCCGTAAAGCCATCCAGTTTGCGGGCGGCCAACCGCTCGATGGCCTGTCCCAGCAGGCTGCTGGGGGCGATCGCAACGCCCGCGGCAACGAACCCGAATCCCAGACTGGTGAGCTCTGCCCGCAACTCATAACGCCGGTTGCGTTCGGATTCCGGAACCGAGAAGACCACCAGTGCCCACGGATCCCCTGGTTTCGAACGTTCGGGCGCAAAGATCCGCTGATCGTACGCGTAGAAGATGTCCAAAATGTCCTTCGACAGCGAATAACGCGCCACGCCGTCGTCTTTTTGGTTCAGCAGGATCCCCTTGGACTTGAGCCTGGAGATGGTCGATCTGGCCGCCTGCTGGTCGACCCCGAGAGCAGCAAGCATAGCCACCAATGTAGACACTCGGAGCAAGCCGCCTGCCCTGTCACCATAAAGCCCATACAACGTCACAATGAGCTGCTGGTGCTGCATTCGCTGGGTGCGGGGCGGCGGCATGGAGGGTTTGCTCTATTCACTGTCGATTGGGGGGACGTACCCATCCTATTTCCAGCGGCAGCGGGTGCTTCCCAAACCCGCCGGGCGGCGGCCATGATTCATGCATGAAGGACCAAACATGAACAGGAACCGGCTGGAGGCCTTCAGCGACGGCGTCCTAGCCATCATCATCACGATCATGGTGCTCGAACTCCACGTGCCGGAGGAGCCGAGCTGGGAGGCGCTGGCCCGCGAAATGCCGGGTTTCCTCAGCTACCTGCTGAGCTTTGTCTACGTGGGCATCTACTGGAACAACCACCACCACATGCTCCATCTGGCGGGGAAGATCAACGGCACGATCCTGTGGGCGAACCTGCATCTGCTGTTCTGGCTCTCGCTCTTCCCCTTCAGCACGCGTTGGATGAACGAAACAGGCTTCCCGCAGGTCCCCGTGCTCGTGTACGGGATCAACCTGCTGCTGGCCGCGGTTGCCTACTACCTGCTGGAGTCGGCGCTCATCCGGCAGCAGGGGCGGGACGGTCCGCTGGCCCGGGCCACCAACCGGGATTGGAAAGGGAAGGTCTCGCCGGCCATCTACGTCATCGGAATCGGGCTGTCATTCATCAACCCACTGCTGGCCGTCGCGGCGTATACCGTGGTCGCCGCGATCTGGCTGATCCCGGACCGGCGCGTGGAGCGATTCCTCGCCGCCGAAGCAGAGGGCAAGGGCAGATAGCGAGGGCCATCATCCGGGGTTATCGTCCCCCGACCATCAACGCAGCTCCCGCCATCGAGGCCATTGCCCGGACGGTGTTGCCGCGAGTCCAACTCCTTGCCCACTGCGGCCAAGAAGCCGCCGCTTCCGCCAGGGGCGCCATCGCCAGCCGATTGTTGAGCGGGACACTATAGGCCACGGTCAGCAGGAACCCCGACAGATAAAGTCCTGCGCCGAGGGCCCGAACCAGGCCTTTGGGATCCCCGTCGGCCACACCGTTGATCCCCACGGCAACGCTCGCTGCGGCGGTGCCGAAGAATATCGTCAAGAATGGCGGCCGGACCGCATGCCGGTTGACGGCGTTCATGGTTTCCACCGCTTCCTTCGCGGGCCGGGAGCGTAGAGCGGGCATAACGACGGCGGAAAACGCAACGTAGAAGCCGCCGGCAACGGCTGAGCCGGTTCCGGCGGCGATGGTGAGAAGCTCTGATGCTTCGAAAGTAGTAGCCACGCGTCCAGTACATCGCAGCAATTCTGGACAGAGAATGCCTGGATCCCTCAAAGACATACGATTCCGTCTAGGGTGATGGCATGGATCCTCTCACGGCTGTCCTGGCGGGCCCACGTGCCCGCGATGCCTTCCTCCTGCAGGCCCTCATGTCCCCTCCATGGTCCCTCCGGGTGGAGGACGAAGCGCCGCTGACCGTCGTCGTCGTACAGCGGGGATCGGCTTGGTTTACCCGCGCAGGGACATCGCTGGAACTCCACCCCGGCGATGCCCTGTTGATTCGCGGTCCGGAACCGTACCTGGTAACCGACAAAGCCGGGACCCCACCCACTGCGGTCATTCGCCCGGGGCAGCGCTGCAGCGGCCCCGGCGGAGAGGATCTCACCGATCGGCTCGATAGTGAACTGCGGACGTGGGGTAACGACGTCGATGGTCCGGATGCCCTGCTCATCGGCACCTACCTGACGGCGAGCGAAGTGGGACGTGCACTTCTCACCAGCTTGCCGATGCACTACCTGCTACGTAACCACCGGCAGCTGGAGCCAATCATTGGGCTGATCCTCGACGAGCTCGCGCAGTCCGCACCGGCGCGGACGACTGCCTTGGACCGGCTGCTGGATTTGCTGTTGGTCCGGATCGTCCGGCAGGCGCAGGCGGACCTGCCCGCCCATGCGAATTGGCTGTCCGCCCAGAACGACCCCATGATTCATCGTGCCCTCACGGCCATCCACCGCCGGCCCGCGGAGGCGTGGACAGTAGAGAAACTGGCCCGCGTCGGCGGGACCTCCCGGGCTAACTTCGCCCGAAGGTTCAGCGAACAGGTCGGCCAGTCGCCGATGGCCTACCTCAGCCAGCACCGCCTCAGTCTCGCCGCCGACCTGCTGCTCGGCGACGGCCGCCTCACCACGGCAGCAGTGGCGGCCAGGACTGGTTATGCGACCCCGTACAGCTTCAGCCATGCATTCAAGGCGCACCATGGCGTGAGCCCGCAAATATACCGCCGCGGTGCAGGCACAGTCGGGCAGGAGGCGGCGGGCACAAGTTCAGTGGAGGGTGCTAGGGCAACCGAGGGCGTCACCGCCGTGGAGGGCGGCTGACGGACGCGCAGAAGCGGGAGCCTGCAACCAGGCTCCCGCCGTCCGCCCGGGCTCCGCCGGCGTTATGGCCATGACCGCACTTCCGGTCATGGCCGGCATTCAGGCCAGGACCGAGATCCTGGATTCCTTCCGGCCGAAGAGGTAGCGGTCCACCGAGTACGGGCCGGGACCGATCAGCGCGATGGCCAGCGAGGCGGTGCCGAGGAGCAGCACCTGCGAGTAGCCGCCGTTCTCCACATAGAAGCCGGAGGGCAGGTGGGCGAAGATGGCCGCGCCGATCATGTCGCAGACGAACAGCAGCGCCAGCGGCCGGGTCAGCAGGCCCAGGATCAGTGCGATGCCCCCGAGGAGTTCCAGGTAGGAGATAAAGGGAGCCATCAGCTCGGGCAGGGGCACGCCGAGCGAGGTGAAGTAGCCGGTGACGCCGGCGATCGTGTTGGTGCTGATTTTCTGCCAGCCGTAGGCGACGAAGACCAGGCCGACGACGATGCGCAGCAGGGTGATGGCGATATTCGGAACGGATCTGGTGGTGCCGGTGCTGGTTGGGATGGACATGGGACTCTCCTTATGGACAGAGCGGACCAGCGTCGTCAAAGGTTGACGCGTCCAGTATCGTCCCGGGATTTGCAGAAACCTTGGGTCTCCGGTGAAAGCGGGGGGGGGTGCCTGCCTCGAGTCACCCGCCCTCGGGAGCTCCAGCCAGCCGGCGGGTCAGCAGCAGCGCCAGCAGGGCGATCGCGAAGGATCCGCCGAAGGCCGTGATGAAGCCCCAGAGCGGCGCCACCGGCAGCAGCGCGGCGAAGGCGATGCTGCCCAGCGCCAGCCAGAGCGACTGTGCCACCGCGTCGTTGATCTGCAGCGCCGAGCTGTTGGTGCCTTCTTCGCCGTCCGCCGAGTGGTCCAGCAACAGCACCGACAGCGTGGAGAACGCCATGCCGATGCCCAGGCCGGCCAGGGCCCAGCCAACAACAACGACGGCGACCGGCACCTGGGCGTTCAGGCTAAGGACCGAGAGGCCTACTCCGGCCGCGAGCAGCCCGGCGCCGAGCCGCACGCGCATTACCTTGCCGGCCAGGAACGGCAGGTTGGCCGCCAGCCAGGACCCCGAGAACCAGGCGACCGCGGAGGTGGTCAGCAGCAGCCCGGCTTCGGTGGGTGTGAAGCCCCGGTGCTCCACCAGCGCCAGCGGCAGGTAGACCTCGGCGCCGAAGAAGCCTGCGCCCACCAGGCCGCGGGCCGAGATCACCGCGGGCAAGCCGCGCCGGAACAGCCACGTCCCCTTCGGCAGCAGCCGGGGTGCGGCCAGCAGCACGGCGGCCACCGACGCGGCGGCGAGCATGACCCACCAGTCCAGGCTCTGCTGTCCCGCGAACGCCACGCCGAGGATCCCGGCGGCGACCATCGCCGCCCACGCTGTGCGTCCGCCGTCGTTCTTCCACGCCCCCTCCTGCCGCGTGCTGCGCAGCGCCGGGGCGAGGGCAAAATACGCGACGACGGCGAACAGCGGGGCACCGCCGAACACCCACCGCCAGCCGACCAGATCGTTGATGAGCCCCGCGATCGCAGGCCCCGCCAGCGCCGGCAGCACCCAGCCGCTGGTCAGCACCGTGAAGGCGCGGGCGCGCATGCCCTCGGGATACGCCCTCGCGATCAGCACGTACAGCCCCACGCCGGCCAGCCCGGAGCCGAAGCCCTGGATGCCCCGGCCCACCAGGAAGACAGGCATCGTGGGCGCGAGCGCGGCGGCGATGAGCCCGGCGACGAAGAGCCCCACGCCGATCCGCAGCGCGGGCCCGGGGCCGCGGGCGTCGATCCAGCGGCCGGCCATCGCGGTGGCGACGACGCCGACGGCCAGGGGCGCCGAGAACGCGATGGCGTAGAGCGGCAGGCCGTCCAGCTCGCGCCCCACGACCGGCATGACGGTGGCCACGGCGATCGCCTCGAAGGCGAAGAGGAAGGCGAGCGCGAAGATTCCCGCCGTGGTGGCGCGGTAGGTTTTGGACAGCAGCGGCGCCGGCGCCAGCTCCACGGTCATGCCAGGTCTCCTTCGGTCAGAAGCACTATCTTGCCGTATGTTTCGCGCGCCTCGAGCGCCCGGTGCGCCTCCGCCGCCCGGGCCAGCGGGAAGGTGCTGCCGACCAGCGGCACCCGGGTGCCGTCCGCGGCGCGGGCCAGGGCTTCTTCCTCGAGCAAGCGGAGCCGCTGTGCATCGAGCGGACCGAGCACGCCCGCCGCGGTCTTCGCCGGGTGCGAGTAGGCATTCTGTTCTCCCGAGGACCAGCCGAACACCACCTGCCGGCCGCCCTCGGCCAGCAGGTCGAACGCGACCCTGCCCGTGTGCCCGCCGACGCCGTCGAACACGAGGGTGGCCCGGGGCTGCTGCGCGAGCTCCCGTTCCCAGCCGGGGTTGCGGTAATTAACAACGACGTCGGCGCCCATGTTCCGCGCGTGGTCCGCTTTTGCATCCGTCCCGGCCAGGCCGATCACGCGGGCTCCCGCAGACTTCGCCGCCTGGACGAGCAGCGCGCCCAGGCCGCCCGCGGCCGACGGGACCAGGACAATGTCCCCGGGACGGATTTCCACTTGGTCCAGGATGAGCGCTGCGGTGCGGCCCGTGCCGATCGCAGCCACCGCGGTAGCCGCATCCATCCCGT encodes:
- a CDS encoding cyclase family protein, whose product is MTSEPTNTVTHRAAGPLVELLDALAGNEVAIVDLTNRLSSETPTLRLPEPFANLIDFSLETVSEYDEPGPFWKHQNIHTGEHIGTHIDAPVHWVTGRHSHDVADIPLPRLIGPAVVLDFTAEAAADPDFLLEVEHVRAWEEQHGPLPEGGWVLYRTGWDAFAQDREKFLNVDDNGSHTPGVSADCAQWLSQTGIAGFGVETVGIDAGNAGALDPVFPMHYYLLGADKYGLTSLQNLAQLPPRGALLIVAPLPIVGGTGSPARVLALVPRNS
- a CDS encoding flavin reductase family protein translates to METLSITGCTADELRGVMRRWMTGIAIVTSAGPNGRPVGLVSNSFTSVSLDPPLVSWCADRRSTSIGIWSTTDAFSVHVLAEGDAHLVPRFATRGSDKFAGLAPGQSLVGAPALPFEGARLDCRLWARYDGGDHLILVGQVAAISGAEDFDPLTVQHLGN
- a CDS encoding LLM class flavin-dependent oxidoreductase, producing MTRAILDGRGFKLGLFSPNCSGGLAVTKIDERWSASWEDNLRMARIADEAGIDFLLPIARWIGYKGETNFHGHVLDPIVWAAGLLASTQRIAVFSTVHTAFNHPLVIAKQLATLDQLGGGGRAGLNIVAGWNQPEYIAMGVDMPQEHDARYAFAQEWWDVIRDAWSQEGIFDHDGEFFRLKNVESEPKPLGGRVPVLNAGSSGQGRSFAAKNSDFVFTIIPDAETGRGIVAGLKEQARADNSRDVGVFTLGHVVCRPTRAEAEEYVRYYADENADWGAVDYLMGLQGLHAQSFTPEMLANMRSRFASGHGSLPIFGTPDDVAEGIAAVHRAGFDGMTVAFVDYAGELPYFAEEVLPRLEAMGVRPKR
- a CDS encoding AraC family transcriptional regulator, producing MTLLHRDVPAPPPPTHLLAAHPLLRSDDPAQIRSAVNDLTADDHRLTLHQGRRLDGTVNGLRVGDLSMVLVAYGAQLTVQSPPSGRRVLLVFPLGPMLVECGGHSWMASTPFALSSERATLMEPDLVKGALVGSVDVAAIEGSVAGCFGAPLNAPLALTGDKPLQLAAAGYVTSSWLGACQEFDAEAFDTLTGRALSASLLSSAVVGLAPHLQLASGKQQPSGPNYLREARGFVEQHYAEPLTVERIAAAVRISPRQLQAVFTEHLGSPPSQLLRNIRLDRARELLSDRGAAEQTTVATAATRVGFTHLGRFSAYYTQRFGESPSATLAKTRG
- a CDS encoding MFS transporter → MTAQSQIPAHTLRAAVVHGRMNRRAWLVTGALVVFQIINFADKAVIGLVADSAMRDLGLTAGEFGFIGSAFFFLFAIAAVAVGFLAGKVPTRWIILTMGISWAVLQFPMLFGGGAAVLLVTRILLGAAEGPATPISLQHVHGWFPAKERGLPSSLVAIGSTLGPIIAAPALAWIIANPALGWRWAFGFLGIVGLLWSLCWLLIGRDGPYSHTARKPGSEAEPETAGGLAPEEPAPETAPEGRSARGRSIADKADLLKIVPIRRVLGTRMFVAAVLAGAGCFWAQGFLTTWSPKYLASVVALPPEMIGLYSTFPWLLGALALLGLGYGSRFLMRRGVTVRWALGALFGVTLLCSGICFLLLPGLQGGAAVAVVTLGAGLAMTYPLAPTAVAFAVCSKQRAAVMATLTGLASLGGVIAPAMVGSLMDSAGYVPAPKGVRETAEMAALLAEGMNSAFWMIGIYLIVVGVVSVLLLNPDRTASRLQEKFVYNG
- a CDS encoding MBL fold metallo-hydrolase, translated to MAGTVEIVDALLDRVFASDICIRMADEGREEPHNWVVAHDIALPESVPADPIDARHPAMDPFEIYRDELVSITAILVDHRLCYPAFAFRLDSAYGSVVVSGDTAYSENCIRLARGADLLLHEVMDLEAILATFPDGPTRDGIEIHLRESHTSYDEVGKVAREAGVGRLVLHHIVPNTPGAADLRKMQAAAARDFSGPVHLAEDNDRFAVPLAIERDAARQGAEVMA